TAGAGAGGAGATGTGTCTCTCTTCGTGATCCACAGATCTCTGTTAGGAATCTTCCCACAATGCAATGCAAGCGGAAGCTGTCCTGTAATGAATACGGAGCTTCTAAACTGGAATAGTTCCTGAGGCAAGAGAACCGACTTTATTAGACGCTAAAACTAGTCAATGTAGAGTTGAAAATTATGTTGTACATTTGCTGTGTCACTGTAACGTCTCATAATATTTAGTCGTGTCATAATGTGACTCATAATTTGGAGGAGGAAAAGCCTTCGGAAAAGTATCAAGTACAGTAGCTATTTTAAATAGATATGTCCTTTTGCAGGACTTTAGTTTTTTTACCCATCAACATATGAACGTTAAAGTGGCGTTTCCTCTGGCTGGGGATGGCCCATTTTCCAAATGGGATAAAACCAAAACCAATCACCTGGCTACTGAATAATGGATGTAGGTGTAGTCACACAGCCAcaattctctctgtctgttgtcgCTCTAAACGCGGTCACAACAGCTTTAGTGTACTCTCACAGCTGGTCCCATTACGCTCCCTCACCATCCTTACCTGTTTGATGTTTGcagatctgaagggtctggataggtataagcaAATATTGCTTCCATCTTACAGATCTGCATTGAAGTGCCaaaggaaaggggtagagagtgaATTGGGACCGGCTGACAAGAGTGCTCAGACCACTTTTGGACCACGCACATTCATACCTGTTCAGTCTCACTTTGCTTGAAACGTGGTCAGACCAGGTTGAGGTTGAGAGTCATGTCCTCATCCCTGAACCCTCTACTCTGAACCCCGAGGGGGAGTTCACGTCCTTTTGCTGTGTACGCGTGGGAAGGAAAGCGAGGAGCCGCGGAGGGATGTAAGTCAGCTAGCTTCAGGCCCTGCTCAACTGGGTCGTGAGTAACATGCTGTCATGGCAACCACTATTCACTGGCCCCCGGGCCAAAAAATGCTCtttgcttactctctctctcgttctcactTCATcttacatgttctctctctctctcccatttgcttcctctctctctatctgtttttctctctccatcttgctttctctctctctgccccatttgctatctctctgattttttttctctctctctctctggcggtttgtctctctctttctctggcatCACAAAGCAGTGGGCTGAACTTCTTGACAGCAAAACCACTGTACTGAAAGAGGTTGGTCAGAGAGCCCTTGGAGGGCCTTGCTATTCTCTCGCTGCTGGCAGAAAAATAGGcaaacggacctctgagactatcacaggtggattgtatttatcatcattagtcatttaggtcaacattggatcattcagagatcctcactgaacttctggagagagtttgctgcactgaaagtaaaggggctgaataattttgcacgcccaatttttcagtttttgatttgttaaaaaagtttgaaatatccaataaatgtcgttccacttcatgattgtgtcccacttgttgttgattcttcacagaaaaatacagttttatatctttatgtttgaagcctgaaatgtggcaaaaggtcacaaagttcaagggggccgaatactttcgcaaggcactgtatatggccaagggctgttcttatgcagaACGCAacatggagtgcctggatacagcccttagccgtggtatattggccatatatcacaaacccctgaggtgtcttattactattataaactggttaccaacgtaattacagaagtaaaaataaatgttttgttatacccggcagtcagccaatcagcattcatgcCTCGAACCATCCAGTTTATAATTGTAAATATACCCATAGTATTTCATACTCTGTCATTCTGAATGGGTTTAAGGTTGGTTTTATTATAGTGTCAGATTCCACCCAAACAACATGGGAATAATTGAAGGTGGAGAACTAGACAGCCTTGTGTCTGGTATGAGGCATCTGTCCTTAGATCTACTGGGCATATAGATATATAGCCTTGTGTCTGGTCTGAGGCCTCTGTCTATATTTCTACTGGGCATACAGACATATAGCCTTGTGTCTATATGTCCATATAGCTTTGTGCCAGCTCTACTGGGGCCCTGTAGTTCTCATATTTCACCCCAGAGAGAGCagggcagagtgagagagatggactCGACCTCGCTCTGTCACCTAAATTCTCCTCTAATGAATAGCCCATCGATTTCCGTTCTGCTCCGCCGCGGCCGTCCGCTCATGCCTTTCTGTTTCCCATTAGTGCACTTTAACTGTGATGATAAACGCTCAGCTCAGCTGGCATCGCCACAAGCAGCCTAGCCCCGGATGAGGCCCCTCGTTTAAAGCAGGAAGTGGAGTAGTAGTGGAACATTCCATTTGACAAGGGGGCACAAGACTCAGGGGGGGCCCGACCTGTTTGTCCAATGTCGACAAACCCGCTTTGAGTTCTGGTCGTTTAGCCAGTTTCTCTGCTGAGATGGTAGGGTAGTTAGTGCCCCATTCACATCCATCCATGCCTTGCCTTGGTACTTCATTAACATTAATGGTATAGAGATCCGTTACGCAACGCTTTCTCCGTCTTCGTACTATGCAACCAACTAACGCCTCATCTTTCAGCTTCCCCCTCAGCAGCAGCTGCCTGCTAGGTTTAACCCTTTGTGTTTTCTGGATAAGCCAACCTTAGTGCTGTCTGGAAGTATTACCATTAGGCATAGCATGCAGACAAGATTCTGTAGCACTCTTATCTCAATGCCTGTAACAAGCTGTTCATATCCAGTTGACGTTGTAGTCCATAGTCCTGTGAATCGTCAGTTGGAAGCAACACTAATGAGGGCGACTAAATGCTTTGCCGGATATTATGGGATTCCATTGATGTTGGCATGTGGATGTCATTAACAGTCAACTCTGTCACCCGTCACTATAGAAACGGTCACCCGTCACTATAGAAATAGCCTATAGGCCCCTTCTTTTCAGCCGGGGTCTGTCCCGACATTCATTTCAGCCTCATaaattgaatttaaaaaataaacaatgGGTACATCCTCCAAAATTGAAAATAGAAAATCACAATTGATTTGTTCATTTGGAGGAATAATTGTAAAAGAAAGAGCCATAACACTCCTGAAGCAATTTGCCGGTCTGTAATTAGTGTGAGAGATGCCAATTGGAGCAGGTTGTCATGGAAACAGTGGCACATGTAAGGGAGTGCAAAATCTTCCCAGAGTAACTTCCCACGTTTGCAATGCGGAGCTATTTATAATGCGTAGTTACATAAGCCTGAACACTTGTCTTCAgtgcaatgttttttttcttctcatttttggTTCCTTcgttctctcttttcccctctaacAACACTGCTGTTGCCACCTTCTCCGAGGTACCAGCAACCATAGCACTGTCAAACCCGCTCCACTGCCTCCCAGAATGGTCCTTCATTCCAACCCTGCCCGTAACTCTTTGTGAGCTTATCACTGTGCACTGCCAATGCGACGTCAGATTTAAGATAGAAGTCATGGTTACACTGTAGAGTTTTGGTTTTGTAGCTGCCGTAGGCAAAGCATTGTACCGTTGACTCACCATATGACACAGTATCATTTAATATAGCATAACCCTCATAACTCTCTCATCCTGCCTTTGTTGAACTAGTAGTGTCCATTAGATGGTATGACTGGGTGCTGTGCACAGAGGACTGGTCAGGGATCTAATCTAGCAATATGTgaagtcaaaggttaatgatagAATCTCGTGTTGCTACCACTGGTTAGCATTGGTTCTGTATACGTTCTATGAACAACCAATAGGAGATCTTGGGGAGGATTTGACCTATCGGCAGTTCCACACATCTGGgtggtgttcattagggcacaccatAGGAAAACACGTTGCAAAGGAAAACGAAAACAAGCTGAAAATGAAAACAAGTTCAGGTAGTTCCTCCCTGTTTGtctgttttcttccgtttggtgccgAATGAACACAGCCCAGGTCTGTTTGCCTGTGGCCCAGAAACCACTGCTCTGACAATAAGTAGCAATCATTTATTTAGAATTAGACGGTGCATTATTTATGCCTTTGGTTAAAAGGGATTCATTTAGAATTAGACGGTGCATTATTCATGCCATTGGTCAAAAGTGCTTTGTGTATGTTTCTCTATGAAGTCAAAGGAAAGGGATCTTTTGGGGGGAGTAGATTGGAAGATAGGAGCTTGTACAACGGAGCACATGTAATATTTAACACTCCTGGGTGCCAGAGCGTGTCAATTCTAACTGGTAAAGTTGCAATGATGAAGTGAAAATGGTTCCGATATGGTTGAGATGAATGAAGAGAAGACATGTTGTGGCTCTTGGTTGGAGACAGTGACACTACTGTATCTGTCAACTTTACTGTAAATGTGACTTGGTTGTTTCTGTACTCCACACAGGTTAGCAGGAATGCGTATTCTCAAGGCTTTCAGGCTACAGCATACAGTGAATCCCTTTCTCAGTCAAATATGACATGGGCAGCTAAATCGGATCACATTTAGCATTTATGAATTCACTAATTCATGATTAATTAAGCAGTGACGGTTGCTCTCCAGGACAAAAAACCTACATAGTATAGTTCCAATGTATGCCTACATTATAATGTAGCAAGTTATAGGCTAATGtagctcaacaacaaaaaacattgacCAACTGTGTAGCTAAGCAAggtgctctctgtctccccctgcagGTTGCTTCGAATGCTGCATCAAGTGTCTGGGCGGCGTGCCCTACGCCTCGCTGGTGGCCACCATCCTCTGTTTCTCGGGCGTGGCTCTGTTCTGCGGGTGTGGTCACGTGGCGCTGACCGGCACACTGACCATGCTGGAGAATCACTTCTCTCAGATCACCACTGACCACGCCACCCTCACCATTGTGtaagttgtgtgttgtgtgtaccgTTTGTTAAGGTATATGTCTTTGAACAAGTCTTATCCAGGTTATTCAATATGAATGTGCCTGTCTTCACATTGTTTACTGTATGGACTGTATCCGTCCGAGCAGGATCCAGACCATGCAGTACGTCATCTACGGCATCGCCTCCTTCTTCTTTGTTTATGGGATCATCCTGCTGGCTGAGGGCTTCTACACCACCAGCGCCGTCAAGAAGGAGCTGCAGAGCCAGTTCAAGACCACCGTATGTGGCCGCTGCATCACAGCTACGGTGAGACATGTATACACACGTTGCAGTCatgaatacatacacacacacacaagtacagtCACGTGCATGCATATATGCGCACACACGTACAACCGCACACATGACGTTCATGACGTGCATGCGTTTACACACATacagctgtacacacacaccctggagggCAACTGGCACAGTTTGTACTCTCTAGCCTGATGAGTGTAATCGCTGCAGATGTTCAGTAACATCAGCCTTTAAGGCTGCTATGAGGACGGTTGTATCCTCCTGAGTGTCGTCAAGCTAACGTCGGATGAAACTTTTTTATCTTCCCACCCTTCTAACCAGTATTGTGTCATGTATCAGGGAAATGTGGATGACGATATGGTGATGAAGATGATGACAAGCTTGGTTATAAATATCCTCTGTCATTAGGTGATGTCGTACTGATGGATACTTATACATAGTACAGTGTTATGTTAGGCATAGCAGTAGATTTCAATGTCAAGGTTGATGATGATCAAGACaacgaggatgatgatgatgatgacgatgacgaTGACGAGGATGATGATGATAACTGACGATGATGATCAAATTgcattggtcacgtacacatttttagcagatgttattgtgggtgttgcgaaatgcttatatgatgatgatgacgacaaCGATGGGGATTACGACGAGGGTGATTATGTCACTagctcctctccctcttcatcagTTTGTGTTCCTTACGTATATCCTGGGCCTGGCCTTCCTGGGGATCTTTGGCTTCTCAGCCATTCCCGTCTTCCTCTTCTACAACATGTGGACTACCTGTGCTGCCATGAAGTCCCCCATGGCCAACATCACCGATCCCGACTCCATCTGTGTGGACGTCAGGCAGTACGGTGAGTGTCActcagtaacacacacactggtccgtGTAGTAACATTTCAACCTGGTTGGAGTATGGAGTTCTGCCTATAGCATCCAGCAGAACACGCCCATGTATAGATTTGTCACATCCCGATATAGCCCTGCATAAGGGCCTAATGTGTGACATACATCCTACCACTGCCAAGTGGATGTATCCTATTAACATTATGCCTTCGCTACGGGTGCTGATAACACTTAGCCTTTACATGTCAATATCTATAGGGTGTTTAAGTCATTTACGGCATCGATAACTATGTCATGTTTATAACTATTACCATCACCCTGAAGCAGTGCGCCATCACCATCTGTCCACTTAAATGGCAGATGGTATAAACAGTTAACATTTACTATCACATGAGGTCAACTCAACTGTTTTTTCCAACAAATGTTGTACACGTGAAGTGATCTGCGCTGAATAGGGCCTGTCTGTTGGTCCTAACCGATATCTCTTGTTCCTGATTGTCTAGGTATTATTCCATGGAATGCGACACCCGGCAAAGCCTGCGGATCTACACTAGGAGACATCTGTAGCACCAGCGAGGTGAGAACGgcaaccccctcctcctcctgtaaaTCTTTATGCACATCATATGAACCTTCATGAACCTCATATTATAGGAATATCATATAAACCTTCCTATTcactacctttttttttttttttttaaaacccaTGTTTTATACATTTGTCAAAAGCGCAAAAATAGAACATTCTTCATCACTGTATTGTAATTATACAGAGGCTGATTGTGGAAAGGACATATTTTTATGAGTGTCAATCAAAGTATCATCACTAACCAGAGATCGGTCTCCATGTTTTCCAGTTCTACCTGTCTTTCCACCTGTACATTGTTGCGTGTGCTGGGGCAGGCACCACCCTCATTGCATTGGTAAGCTTTGGATGCCCTATATCCCGAATTCCCCATGTTTGAATCATTTGCATGCATTGCCATGGTACACTGATCTGTTGACATGGTAATCCCTCCTCCCCGCTTCATGGTTCTGACTCAGTTTTTCTGAGGGTGTAAGTCTGCCCTATAGCTTCTGGctggacacacactgacatagCCAGGAGCTCTTTCATCTGGCCTAACACACATTGAAGAGGAATGCCTCACAAGACTCTGACCATACAGTATTTTGTACCAGAGATGATAGAACAAGAACTGCATGTCTTCATAGGTGGAGCTAATGATTTGTACATAAACATTTTTTTGCAAAGAATTAAGTTGTTTTATCCCATCGGTGTGGTTGTCATTATGTGATGGCTAGTTGAACTCAGTAATGGGGTCATGAGGCCATGCTCTCCACTGAGGCAACAGGGCTTAATAAGGTCTTTCAGCTACTCTACCAAACTTGGATTGCTCATTAGTGCGTGTGAGAAGATTCAGCACATAGACGGCCATCTGAAATTGTGTGCGCTGTGGCAGTCTAACTTTGTTTGTCGATGTAGATCCATGCAATATGAAGGTACAGTACTGCACAATCTAGCCAGATGCCACCCAAGAACAGCACTGGCCTCCCAAAGGCCTCCTGGTCATTGACTTTGTTTCTCACCCCAGTCTGtcttctcatctctccctcccagctGATCTACGTGATGGCCACCACGTATAACTACGCTGTTCTCAAGTTTATGAGCCACGGCAACCGCCGCTCTGCAAAGTTCTCCGAGCCGTATTAGAGAGCGcgagaatgagagaagagagagaaatgatagaaagtgagagagcaaaaaaaaaagaaagatagTTAAaaaaaggaagaaagaaagatgaagagaaagaaagagcgagagggtggggaggagagtaTGTACTGCAGCACGTAGAGAAAATGTGTGCGACTGTTAATAACGTAATACAGATAGATCTATGTGCCTTTGCGTCCAAGCCTATTGCCACACACGCCTTTTGAACCACACTGAGGGACTAGTGAGTGCATGATTAGCAAACATGGCTGAGGTCCCTCACATTCTCTCTCCAAACAGGATATGTGCCTAGAAGTACTGATCCAGTACAGTAGGAGTACAATACCATGTGGGACCACCAGTCAAGGCTATGGCTAGGCTGACCCGTTCATTCAAGTAGAGCAGGCACAGAGCATTGAGGACGGATAGATTATCAATACAAAGGGACAACGCCAGTGTAAGAAGAAGGGAATATTTTTGTTGCTGTAATCTAGCTTCAGATTACTACAATATTCTGTAGTTATTCTAATCGAAGGATATAGTTTTCTTTTCAATGAGACTTCAATATCTTTCCGCCAAATTCCAACTGTATAGCTTGAAGTTAGTCTTTTTTATCCTGTTTAGGCTAGTCTCTTTTTGTGATATTTGTTATGAAAGACGTTGTGCCTTTTTAGTTTATGCAAAATAAACATAAAATGTGAAGGAAAACCAAGACCATTGTCCTCTCTTTTTAGGATAGTGACTGTTTGGAGAAAATGAATCCCCACTGACTTGGTGTTTTGTCATTTAGTAATACTAACCTAGCCAACCTAACCATAAAATACTGACATTGTACAGTAGCAATGCTAATGTGTCTCATTTGACATCTGGTAGACTGGTCAACATGATATGTATCTTCTACTTATATAGTTCGCTTTGGCTAACTAACCCTCTCACTGGCCACCACCCTGTGCACTTTCcattccctcactccctccctccctccctatttctgttctcccttcctctctcctctctgttccccccCTCTCCACACAGATCCACTATCTGATGATCCTGTCGGCAAACTGGGCCTACCTGAGGAGCTCCTGCAACCAGAACGagtaccaggacatcaagacaaaGGACGACGACGTGGAGGAAGGTGGCTCCAAGGAGGGTCTCAACTCCTCTTACTCATAAGAACCGGCCAACCACCCCTTCACACACTTCCTCACACCTAACCTCCAACCCCCCTCTGGGTAAAACCAACACCTGGGTCTCCTTCACTATGGGCGGTGTTCTGACTTGAGATATGTTCACTCAACTCAAATTTTCACACGTTTGCTACGTTTACACAGGGAGCACAATTCTGTTAttttttcccactaattggtcCTATGACCAATCATATCTTTTCACATCAACTCTTTTTCGGAGcttatctgattggtcaaaagaccaattagtgaacaaaatatcagaattggactgcctgtgtaaatgAAATGCAGCCCATGTCTTCCATTAACATCAATGGACAATTTAAGCTAAGGTCTGAGTTGAGCACACTTTTCTCAAATCTGAATCATGTCCTTTGTCCAAACAGGAGCAAACGTTTTCAAACGGAACAGGTATATGAGAAGTTCCTATTGGATGAGCTCAGGTTAGGTGGTACCTCTTCCTGTTTGCTCTCGATTGGACCGTTACTGAGAGCAACCCTGCTGCCATAGCCTAACTGCtctgagccaatcacagcacaGCACTAACACAGCGAATAACCGCCTAACAATAAGGTCACTGTCTGCACAACTCCTGAGGAAGCGTGCCACAAAATGTCCTGTTTCTTTGGTGTtttatatatatgaatatattgtgcgagtgtgtatgtatgaatgtttttttttttatactacTTCAAAAAATGACAGGTTTACTATTATATTTATCTGATCTTCTCTTATTTCTGGTATTTTTCTCCTTTGGTTATCTTATCCCTGTGCAAACGTTTTACCTGATTTAGTTTTTTGCTTTTTTTATGGTAATGCTTGTATCAAAAATATAAAGAAGTAAAGTAGACTTCCAAAACCCATGTAAACATTACATACACAGCATCTCAGGGTGCCTCTCATAGAATATAGTCCTACTATTACGTTAACTTTCCCAATCCTTTGTTGACATCCAGCAATTTCTGTTAAGTAATTCTTCATTTTGGCCTGAGGAGAAAAACGTGTGCTGTACCCTAACCGGATTGGACACATTCACTAATGTGACTGTTGGCCCAAAGCAGCAGTTCTGTCAGCAGCTGTCTGCAGTGTTAACGCATTACCTTGACCCGCAAGGGAAacatctagcctggtcccagatctgattgtgctgtcttgccaactcctatggtcattgtcgtGTTAttatgaccataggagttggcaaaacAGCAcgatcagatctgggaccaggctagatgtTTCCCTTGCGGGTCAAGGTAATGGGTTAACACTGCAGACAGCTGCTGACTGGCAAGACAGCACAGACTGATCTTGGACCAGGCTAGTGAACCTCCACCTAGCCCTCTGTATGGCAGTTTTTCTCTGGAAACGGCATTGCTTCTAAACCCACAGGACTAACCAACACTCAAGGTCAGATTGCCTTGTTCTGTTTGTAAGTGATACATTATACATACCTCAGGTACTAAACCAAAATAAAAACtccactagcctggtcccagatctgtttgtgctttatAGCTCCTATGTTTGGCATgataatgaccataggagttggcaagacagcgcAAATagctctgggaccaggctaacactTCACTGATTAAGCACACACTTGTTACAAGGCAAGGCCACAGCTGAAGTAAACATAACAAAAGGCCCAATGTTTGTTCATTGTTTTCATTGTACACAACTGTGAAGGGTGGATTTCTTTCTCCTCCCGGTTTTTGGAATCATACATTCACTTTCCTCAAGACAAGTCCACCCTTAAAGGGGTGAAGTtcacctgtatatatatatggacCGCCCCAAAGGAAGTTCTATTGACTGACACGTCCTGAATGTGGAGAGCACGGTCAATGTTTTACCATGCTATTTTACCTTTGATTATCAATATGTAAATGTTTCCTTTTGGAGTATATGTTTAGCATCCAATTGTTCTACATTAAATATAATAGTAATGTGACATCTTTTAAAACGGTATGTTGTGAGAAGGAAGCAAATACAGAGTCATGATGGCGGTGGTGCTTGTATTGTATACATTTtgaaatg
This genomic window from Oncorhynchus nerka isolate Pitt River linkage group LG2, Oner_Uvic_2.0, whole genome shotgun sequence contains:
- the LOC115132966 gene encoding neuronal membrane glycoprotein M6-b-like isoform X1; translation: MDGTKPVMESTTEENQEEREESKGCFECCIKCLGGVPYASLVATILCFSGVALFCGCGHVALTGTLTMLENHFSQITTDHATLTIVIQTMQYVIYGIASFFFVYGIILLAEGFYTTSAVKKELQSQFKTTVCGRCITATFVFLTYILGLAFLGIFGFSAIPVFLFYNMWTTCAAMKSPMANITDPDSICVDVRQYGIIPWNATPGKACGSTLGDICSTSEFYLSFHLYIVACAGAGTTLIALIHYLMILSANWAYLRSSCNQNEYQDIKTKDDDVEEGGSKEGLNSSYS
- the LOC115132966 gene encoding neuronal membrane glycoprotein M6-b-like isoform X3, which encodes MGCFECCIKCLGGVPYASLVATILCFSGVALFCGCGHVALTGTLTMLENHFSQITTDHATLTIVIQTMQYVIYGIASFFFVYGIILLAEGFYTTSAVKKELQSQFKTTVCGRCITATFVFLTYILGLAFLGIFGFSAIPVFLFYNMWTTCAAMKSPMANITDPDSICVDVRQYGIIPWNATPGKACGSTLGDICSTSEFYLSFHLYIVACAGAGTTLIALIHYLMILSANWAYLRSSCNQNEYQDIKTKDDDVEEGGSKEGLNSSYS
- the LOC115132966 gene encoding neuronal membrane glycoprotein M6-b-like isoform X2, with protein sequence MDGTKPVMESTTEENQEEREESKGCFECCIKCLGGVPYASLVATILCFSGVALFCGCGHVALTGTLTMLENHFSQITTDHATLTIVIQTMQYVIYGIASFFFVYGIILLAEGFYTTSAVKKELQSQFKTTVCGRCITATFVFLTYILGLAFLGIFGFSAIPVFLFYNMWTTCAAMKSPMANITDPDSICVDVRQYGIIPWNATPGKACGSTLGDICSTSEFYLSFHLYIVACAGAGTTLIALLIYVMATTYNYAVLKFMSHGNRRSAKFSEPY